In a genomic window of Melanotaenia boesemani isolate fMelBoe1 chromosome 1, fMelBoe1.pri, whole genome shotgun sequence:
- the LOC121645892 gene encoding BTB/POZ domain-containing protein KCTD12-like: MAQTDSLCSTFSDIVEINVGGQVYVTRLETLTAVPNSLLWAKFTQSSPADLPKDSKGRFFFDRDGFLFRYILDYLRDSELFLPEFFKERKRLQKEADFFQLPELSRRLAAVSKDSSYVEDNGEPEETELTSPVTSSSSSDRALRSPGANSGYITVGYRGSYTIGRDIQADAKFRRVARITVCSKISLAKEVFGETLNESRDPDRPPDKYTSRYYLKYNFLEQAFDRLAEAGFHMVACNSTGTCSYGSNDPGEDKLWTSYTEYVFCR; the protein is encoded by the coding sequence ATGGCACAAACCGACAGCCTATGTTCAACTTTCTCTGACATAGTGGAGATCAATGTGGGTGGTCAGGTATATGTGACCCGTCTTGAGACTCTCACTGCGGTTCCCAACTCGCTCTTGTGGGCAAAGTTCACCCAAAGCTCCCCAGCAGACCTGCCCAAAGACAGCAAGGGTCGCTTCTTCTTCGACCGGGACGGCTTTCTGTTTCGATACATTTTGGATTACTTACGGGACTCAGAGCTTTTCTTGCCAGAGTTTTtcaaagagaggaagaggcTGCAGAAAGAAGCGGACTTCTTCCAGCTACCGGAGCTGTCGAGGCGCCTGGCTGCGGTCAGCAAAGACAGCTCTTACGTGGAGGACAACGGGGAGCCGGAGGAGACTGAACTCACCAGCCCggtcacctcctcctcctcctcggacAGAGCCCTGCGTTCTCCTGGCGCCAACTCAGGCTACATCACCGTCGGGTACAGAGGCAGCTACACTATCGGTAGAGACATCCAGGCTGACGCCAAATTCCGCAGGGTTGCCAGAATAACCGTTTGCAGCAAGATCTCTCTGGCTAAAGAGGTTTTTGGGGAAACCTTGAATGAGAGCCGCGACCCGGACCGACCACCTGACAAATACACCTCCAGGTATTACCTAAAGTATAACTTTCTGGAGCAGGCTTTCGACCGGCTGGCCGAGGCTGGTTTCCACATGGTGGCCTGCAACTCCACCGGGACCTGCTCATACGGCAGTAACGACCCGGGGGAAGACAAACTGTGGACCAGCTACACGGAGTATGTTTTCTGCCGGTGA